The DNA window GGTATGGACGAGTTGCTGGCGCGGTTGCGCGCCGCCCAGCGCCGTTCGGTACGGGCCGAGGAGGCTCCGGTCGTGACCACCCGCGCGTTCACCGTGGACCTGGAGGCCAAACGGGTCACGCGCCACGGCCACGAGGTGCGGCTCACTCCCACCGAGTGGCACATTCTGGAGCTGCTGGCCCGCAACGCGGGCAGGCTGGTGAGCCAGCGCCAGCTCCTGCACGACGTGTGGGGGCCGGTGTACCAGAGCGAGACGAACTATCTCCGGGTGTACATGGCCCAGCTGCGTCGCAAGCTCGAACCGGACCCGGCGCATCCCGCCTACCTGATCACCGAGGCCGGCATGGGTTACCGGTTCGAGAAGGGCGGCTGAGACGCACTTCCCCTCCCCTCCGGCGCACGGCCGCCTCACCCGTGGGCCCCAGTGCGGCTCGGAGCCGGACGGCCACCGGTTCGCGCGGTTTTGGCGCCCCTCAGCGGGAGGACATCTCCAGCA is part of the Haloactinospora alba genome and encodes:
- a CDS encoding response regulator, which gives rise to MRVLVVDDDAQIVRAMRINLRARGYEVDTAFDGAAALRAAAANMPDIVLLDLGLPDMAGGAVIEGLRGWTSVPIIVLSAHHSSTEKVRSLDAGADDYVTKPFGMDELLARLRAAQRRSVRAEEAPVVTTRAFTVDLEAKRVTRHGHEVRLTPTEWHILELLARNAGRLVSQRQLLHDVWGPVYQSETNYLRVYMAQLRRKLEPDPAHPAYLITEAGMGYRFEKGG